A single region of the Anas platyrhynchos isolate ZD024472 breed Pekin duck chromosome 6, IASCAAS_PekinDuck_T2T, whole genome shotgun sequence genome encodes:
- the LOC140002827 gene encoding uncharacterized protein, with protein MALENTQNVQKAKETSNETITETKSPTKNERKVSLGDEAENAQENTTKASQRLKSESPSGETDKMPVTVLNLEFKQEANRTRSRRGKKDSSEKKADEFAQDVNSLDLMLKYHSKDETSTKDQDPALEAIPSSTEEVPLRGRRRREVAVASQTVSSLSIREKRGLLEEKIDLSKGYSGKKCSITSVAVSSSSLQGLPEDGKNETPKEQQGILLEVTQSGKENPSKAGRRKIVPSKSEETSSTFLGEKLVLPEDRGQNGILKEGEEAATSLRDNGNLPENGNISEMQCLIPTGSEESNQSGKGKEVNPTQQTTSTSRRRKCLLPADDVPPKKSKSVAKSWAEVVKLGVARPQAKAVKKRAPKQRPMKKTTQSPKAPERKIKGHFSTGHAESPATVVVGRAHSTTGRIAGQVLKVVKNPILKQNLNMDESFTGLAEMFKTPENTSGKTSPSSTVRDSDLTPPCTTMDTSELRTPEESGEMMVSPLNTPDSSGEILDCHDISDLMREEESPKSIFEIMYSRIPEGIAMLEEDLDVDSVSLSAEKQASQVKLESKRKTPDEKLESVNVGSAIKQPLKTPEKKPGLVEVLSGIKQLMKTAKQKSEETKSENVMDPKQEDAVTACTNGSREYEDKGNTSQDKDSQQKLSTSEDHSTQRLTRGRPRKTVHPPSTKQCEKDLNSKELQGLEKKSIQEEMGEISTSTSVAKNTGRGRRTNLCMEKEIVSKHPVEKTVETVSLVETQVDTRRPRRGKTKEPKELKHPSEDLESPEKDSSVLQKDPANRKQALQEYDISSTSVTEDDQSRKTEGVSSSTQDENHQLQTDLKKSENASDKGSVEDREEILLLHQKRSRGMKKIENTEALLPPKRQRRARNEQVEQAPSEELHGTTRKLRKHQSAKLLQGDEQTSETAPTEASGNRTELEVKVTEKRGKSSRNARKQPTEVKPDMCGMALENTQNVQKAKETSNETITETKSPTKNERKVSLGDEAENAQENTTKASQRLKSESPSGETDKMPVTVLNLEFKQEANRTRSRRGKKDSSEKKADEFAQDVNSLDLMLKCKSETEESSPKESSASSCVKQAHQVMKDQNNTADTLVTALNSDGIAHRHQKQTRNEQEANEPKQTEILQENRTPNNRITRRRLRGRRVNFKLEEASSEALGEERNLPGNEEGMACKHDQREASENPLEVRRSRRRQADSIPQAACSTFTKKETLIKDHSKDETSTKDQDPALEAIPSSTEEVPLRGRRRREVAVASQTVSSLSIREKRGLLEGDDKKMTVKEDQNPALGDSTLQAKANASARDKRKEIDLAAEAKSSASLRRKRGLSETDDKEESTNEEQNVLLESVSCAKAKPLGRGRRKETPPVSHTTNSISLRRKRGLPADNGKEEALKDQNVPLGAVVSSLKDQPKRGRRNEAAILLEATSSTPARGKRNLSKESSRNNNHRKAKQMISEKPSSEEKIDLSKGYSGKKCSITSLAVSSSSLQGLPEDGKNETPKEQQGILLEVTQSGKENPSKAGRRKIVPSKSEETSSTFLREKLVLPEDRGQNGILKEGEGTALENNSSQEKQRQLRNKRKNVQFKPEAATSLRDNGNLPENGNISEMQCLIPTGSEESNQSGKGKEVNPTQQTSSTSRRRKCLLPADDVPPKKSKSENDENGSPKKGKRNKTEEKLEGNVKTTQTAGGTNRTTRSSTRASARTRK; from the exons AAAAAATTGACCTTTCAAAAGGGTACTCAGGGAAAAAGTGTAGTATCACTTCAGTGGCTGTTAGTTCTAGTTCACTTCAAGGTTTGCCAGAAGATGGTAAGAATGAAACTCCCAAAGAGCAACAGGGTATACTTTTGGAAGTAACccaatcaggaaaagaaaatccatcgaaggcaggcagaaggaaaatagttcCTTCCAAATCTGAAGAAACTAGTTCAACCTTTCTCGGGGAAAAGCTTGTCTTGCCTGAAGACAGAGGTCAAAACGGAATCCTTAAGGAAGGTGAAg AGGCAGCTACTTCTCTTCGTGACAATGGCAACTTGCCTGAAAACGGCAACATTTcggaaatgcagtgtttgataCCCACTGGTTCTGAAGAAAGTAAtcagtctggaaaaggaaaagaggttaaCCCTACCCAACAGACAACTTCCACTTCtcgcagaagaaaatgtctgttgcCAGCAGATGATGTACCacctaaaaaatcaaaatcag TTGCGAAATCTTGGGCAGAAGTGGTAAAATTGGGTGTTGCAAGACCACAGGCAAAGGCCGTTAAAAAACGTGCCCCAAAACAAAGACCAATGAAGAAGACAACACAGTCACCAaagg ctccagaaagaaaaataaaaggtcattttagCACAGGTCATGCAGAATCTCCTGCTACAGTAGTTGTAGGCAGAGCGCACTCTACCACTGGTAGAATAGCTGGACAGGTCCTTAAAGTGGTGAAAAATCCAATcttgaaacaaaacttgaatatgGATGAAAGCTTCAC agggctggctgagatgtttaaaactccagaaaatacgAGTGGAAAAACATCACCTTCAAGTACTGTTCGTGACAGTGATCTTACACCACCGTGCACGACAATGGACACTTCTGAACTGCGtactcctgaagaatctg gagagatgatggtgtcaccattaaatactccagattcttcaggagagaTACTGGATTGTCATGACATCTCAGAtttgatgagagaggaggaatctccaaagtctatatttgaaataatgtacTCCAGAATTCCAGAAGGAATAGCTATGCTGGAAGAAGATCTTGATGTGGACAGCGTATCATTAAGTGCAGAGAAACAAGCCTCTCAGGTGAAAttggaaagtaaaaggaaaacaccagaTGAGAAGTTGGAGTCAGTCAACGTTGGATCAGCCATCAAGCAGCCATTAAAAACCCCAGAGAAGAAGCCAGGACTTGTAGAGGTCCTGTCGGGCATCAAGCAGCTTATGAAGACTGCCAAGCAGAagtcagaggaaacaaag tcagaaaatgttatggatcctaagcaggaagatgctgtaaCTGCTTGTACTAATGGCAGTCGTGAGTATG aagacaaaggaaatacttCACAAGATAAAGATTCTCAACAAAAGTTGTCAACTAGCGAAGACCACTCTACCCAGAGACTAACAAGGGGCAGACCAAGGAAGACTGTACATCCACCTTCAACAAAGCAGTgtgaaaaggatttaaattcaaaagaattgcaaggtctggagaaaaagagcatcCAAGAAGAGATGGGAGAGATCAGTACTTCAACTTCAGtagctaaaaatacaggaagaggaaggagaacaaatctttgcatggaaaaagaaattgtttcaaagcaTCCTGTTGAGAAAACAGTTGAAACCGTTTCACTTGTGGAAACGCAGGTTGATACTCGAAGACCAAGAAGAGGTAAAACTAAGGAACCTAAGGAGTTAAAACATCCTAGTGAGGATCTTGAGTCTCCTGAAAAAGATTCTTCAGTGCTACAAAAAGATCCTGCAAATAGGAAACAGGCTTTGCAGGAGTATGATATCAGTAGCACATCTGTAACTGAAGATGatcaaagcagaaagacagaaggcgTATCTAGTAGCACTCAGGATGAAAATCACCAActgcaaacagatttaaaaaaatctgaaaacgcATCTGACAAAGGTAGTgtagaagacagagaagaaattcttctattGCATCAGAAGAGGTctagaggaatgaaaaaaatagaaaacacagaagcactgcttccacccaaaagacaaagaagagctaGGAATGAACAGGTTGAACAAGCTCCTTCAGAGGAACTTCATGGGACGACAAGGAAACTTCGTAAACACCAATCAGCAAAATTACTACAAGGTGATGAGCAGACTTCTGAGACTGCCCCCACAGAAGCAtctggaaacagaactgaacttgaagtaaaggtaacagaaaaaagaggtaagtcttcaagaaatgctagaaaacaaccaacagaagtaaaaccagaCATGTGCGGGATGGCacttgaaaatacacagaatgttCAGAAAGCCAAGGAGACTTCAAATGAAACCATTACGGAAACAAAATCACCCaccaaaaatgagaggaaagtaTCTCTGGGAGATGAAGCGGAAAATGCTCAGGAAAATACTACAAAGGCATCTCAAAGATTAAAGTCAGAATCACCTTCTGGAGAGACAGATAAAATGCCAGTAACTGTTCTCAACTTGGAATtcaaacaagaagcaaacagaactagaagcaggagagggaaaaaagactcTTCAGAGAAGAAGGCTGATGAATTTGCCCAGGATGTAAACAGCCTAGATCTTATGCTTAAATGTAAGTCAGAAACAGAGGAATCTTCTCCCAAAGAGTCTTCAGCCTCTAGTTGTGTCAAGCAGGCACACCAAGTAATGAAAGACCAGAACAACACAGCTGACACATTGGTAACTGCTCTAAACAGTGATGGCATTGCTCATAGACAtcaaaagcagacaagaaatgagcaggaagcaaatgaaccaaagcaaactgaaatcctGCAAGAGAATCGAACACCAAATAATAGAATTACACGTAGAAGACTTAGAGGAAGAAGAGTTAATTTTAAACTTGAAGAAGCCAGTTCCGAAGCtctaggagaagaaaggaatttACCTGGGAATGAGGAAGGAATGGCTTGCAAACATGATCAACGTGAGGCTTCAGAAAATCCTTTAGAAGtaaggaggagcagaagaaggCAAGCTGATTCCATTCCACAAGCAGCTTGTTCTACCTTTACGAAAAAAGAAACCTTAATTAAAGATCATAGTAAAGATGAGACTTCTACAAAAGATCAAGATCCAGCTTTGGAAGCTATTCCCTCTTCAACAGAAGAAGTTCCGCTGAGAGGACGAAGGCGGCGAGAGGTTGCTGTAGCATCACAAACGGTGAGTTCTCTTTCTATCAGAGAAAAACGTGGCTTGCTAGAAGGTGATGATAAAAAGATGACTGTGAAAGAAGATCAAAATCCAGCATTGGGAGATAGCACTTTgcaggcaaaagcaaatgcatcagcaagggacaaaagaaaagagattgatctagcagcagaggcaaaaagTTCAGCTTCTCTCCGGAGAAAACGTGGCTTGTCAGAAACTGATGACAAAGAGGAGAGTactaatgaagaacaaaacgTGCTTTTGGAATCGGTGTcctgtgcaaaagcaaagccattaggaaggggcagaaggaaagaaactcctcCAGTGTCACACACAACTAATTCCATTTCTCTTAGAAGAAAACGTGGTTTGCCAGCAGATAATGGTAAAGAAGAGGCTCTTAAAGATCAAAATGTTCCGTTAGGAGCAGTTGTTTCAAGTCTAAAAGATCAaccaaaaagaggcagaaggaatgAAGCTGCCATATTATTAGAAGCCACAAGTTCTACTCCTGCTCGGGGAAAACGTAACTtatcaaaagaaagtagcagaaataataatcataggaaagctaaacaaatgatttctgaaaaaccCTCTTCCGAAGAAAAAATTGACCTTTCAAAAGGGTACTCAGGGAAAAAGTGTAGTATCACTTCACTGGCTGTTAGTTCTAGTTCACTTCAAGGTTTGCCAGAAGATGGTAAGAATGAAACTCCCAAAGAGCAACAGGGTATACTTTTGGAAGTAACccaatcaggaaaagaaaatccatcgaaggcaggcagaaggaaaatagttcCTTCCAAATCTGAAGAAACTAGTTCAACCTTTCTCAGGGAAAAGCTTGTCTTGCCTGAAGACAGAGGTCAAAACGGAATCCTTAAGGAAGGTGAAggtacagctctggaaaataactcatcccaggaaaaacaaaggcaactgagaaataagaggaaaaatgtacaaTTCAAACCAGAGGCAGCTACTTCTCTTCGTGACAATGGCAACTTGCCTGAAAACGGCAACATTTcggaaatgcagtgtttgataCCCACTGGTTCTGAAGAAAGTAAtcagtctggaaaaggaaaagaggttaaCCCTACCCAACAGACATCTTCCACTTCtcgcagaagaaaatgtctgttgcCAGCAGATGATGTACCacctaaaaaatcaaaatcag AGAATGATGAAAACGGATCacccaaaaaagggaaaagaaacaaaactgaagaaaaacttgaaggCAATGTGAAGACAACTCAGACTGCTGGAGGGACGAACAGGACAACAAGATCaagcacaagagcaagtgcaagaacaagaaaatag